The window TCTATTGAAGATGACGGAAGTGGGATAAAAGTCACTTGCTAAGGCCTGAAGCAGGTAACAAAGCCACCATGCAGACTTCAAAAAGTCAACAATGTTCGCTGATGGAAGCGGTTAACTCCcactaaagcaaaaaaatgtgttgataaaTAGTAGAGTAGTTTTCTGCAAATTGATTTAACATCCTGTCCCTTACCGTCACACATTCTGTCGTCTGGACGTATCGCGAGCGGGACCGGGGGAGgtcgttgccccccccccccccatcgttTTCTGCAGGAGCGAGAAACGAATGGAGAAGACAAAAAGGGGAGCCGgtgtaaaacaacaaagataatacatttaatattgtttctctttttgggCAATGCGAGATACAATGTAAACATGTAcaagatacaaaaaaagaaaaaggaacaagacttttccaaaaaatgaaaCGGTCGATTAAGAAAAAATGCCCCCGTTTTTCAAAAAGCAATACACATGTGCAGAAAGCCTCCGGTCGGGGAAAAGGGGGAATTTGTGTGGTCGCCGGCGCACGCACGGCCTCGTGCCCGTTGGAGGAGTCGTCCGGATGTTCGAAGCCTCCTGAGCCTTCTCGCGGGCACATCTTCTGAAAACGGGGAGTCTGCAAGAGCTAAAACACAATCTGCATAACAACAATGGCAATGAGAAACAGAGcgaaaccagaaaaaaacaaaaaaacaaaaccctaaaCTAAAAGAATAGCAACTCCTTTGGTCCGACTcggaggccccccccccccccccccgcggtgGTGTCCTGCGTTTCCGAGTGTGGCTGTCACGCTGGTAACGGACTGCCTTTTTTGTCCGAATTTTTACGGAGCAAGAGCTCGACGgcggctgcacggtggcgtagtggttagcaccttcgcctcacggcaagaaggttctgggttcgaatcccggtttcaaccggggcctttctgtgtggagtttgcatgttctccccgtgtatgcgtgggttctctccgggttctccggcttcctcccacagtccagagacatgcagaatggagttaggttcattggagactctaaatggaccgtaggtgtgaatgtgagagtgaatggttgtccgtctctgtatgtggccctgtgataggctggcgacctgtccagggtgtaccccgcctctcgccccatgtcagctgggattggctccagcgacccccccgcgacccttaaatggataaagcggtggacgatggatgaatgaatgaagagcTCGACGGCGTCGAGGTCCTTTGGCACGCCGCTTTTCTCTCCACAGCGGGGTGGTGTCGAATCCAATTCTATAAATGCATCACTGGAGGCTGGAAACCAGGCCTCCACCTTCCCACGGAGCCACGTCGGCTGTCACTCGGCATCACTCACTCCCTGACAGCCCGCGCCTCCGCCGCCAGAGAAATAATGGCTGGGCTTCCCGCGCAGAATCCCGCTGATGGGAGCCGCCGTCGGCGCCGGAAATACCGCCTGACTGGCCGAGGGTTTAATTAAGACACACCGTTGCGCTAATTAGAAACGGGGATTCAAAACCGggagacaaagaagaagcaccgcagagagaacacacacacacacacacacacacagcggcgcGCCTCGTTCCTCAACACAGCCTCCTCCCCTCCGGAGCTGGGAGACGGCCTCGAAACGGCTCTGATTCGGCGAGGAGGTTTTTTCCAGAATGACATGAATAATCAGCGTTGCCTCACTCACAGggcctgtttttcttcctttaatttctttcctccccccccccccccgtacccCGACTGCTTGAGAAAAAAGCCCCGCAGCTTCACTCgttcttcatctttcttctccctTGCACTCAAACAAAGACTAGGTATTAATTAGAAAAAACCTACtaaatcaacccccccccccaaataccTCCCACCTGCTCCCAAACACACGTACTAAAAACTTTCCCATCACACCTGCCAGCGCTCCCATCAAACAACTGCCTCCATCGACTCTGcactcttctgtctctcctttccATCACTGAATTAAAGTTCGTTTCATTACGTGGGAACGAAACCCCTTCAAAACCCCCCggttgcacttttttttcttcctcagccAGAAAAAAGCGCAAAGGGAACCGAGGCGGCCACAAGGAAtccaccatctttttttttcctgtcttaaCTTTTTTCCATCACCCAGCTCAACTCTCTCACCCTCAGGGCCACACGAGATCTGAAGACGCCGTCAGTAAAAGAAGCTCGAAAACCAGCCGCTCTgaagtcttttcttcttcttcttcttcttcccgtgGACTGAGAGTGAGGCCCAGAGACGCCGCCGAACGCTGTGCGCCCGCTCGCCTCGCGGTTGTCTCGTCGAAGAGCTGCAATTAAAACCCTAGTTTGGAAAGAATTGGAATTCGGACCCGGGGGTTAGTCGCGGGGAGCAGCTAGGcctcgaggggggggggtttcagaaAGGTCGGTGAAGGGGGTTTGGACAGAATGGGCCCGAATCCCTGTTGGGAaggaattatgacttttttccaGATTTCTTTTACGGAGGGGAGGCGGCGCACACCGGCCTTTAATCTCTCCCTCGCGTCGAAGGCCGGGCTCCTCTCGCCTCACTCTCACCCCCGACATCTCCGACAATCCAACACCGGATCCGTCTCGTGTCTCCCTGCATACCTGCTCAcgcaaacacccccccccccccatctccattacctcctctcctcccgagCACACCTTCACACAATCCATCTCATcgtgcaaaaaacacacacacagacgcaaacaactccgacccccccccaaacccctaCTACAGTAGATCCTGCAAACGTTTCGGCGGGAATAGACTGCCGGGGGCTGTGttgaggaaggagagaggcgGATGAATGCGGCGAGGGCAGAGAGATCAAGACGTGGGGAGCAGAAAAATGAGGCCGCGGCAGCAGCCGGCGTCCGGGAGTGCAGAGCTTAAGGCGCTTCACGCCCCGAGAGGTGCCGTCCATTTGTTCAAATGAGAAAAGAGGAGCGAGGGATAACACGGGGCCGTCTCACCCGCCTGACCTCCGGGAACATGTCGGGAGACCCCCTTCATATTTCCTCGGGAGGCGTGAACAATTCCTCATCACCTTGGGCGTGCGTCGGCGCGTGCAAAAAGCATTACCATCCGATAAATTTCACTTCCATTCTGACCCGGCGTGGCGGACTGAAACAGGCAATATGTCACGGTAAATAATAATCTTATGTTTGGGATATATGTTCATCCGTTCTGTTGCCGAGAGTTACGAGAGTAGATTGATACCACACATGTGGCGTCTGTATGCTAAATGTGAAGCTATACAGGCAGGagagttagcttagcttagcataagggCTGATCCCGACTCTGTCTGAAGGTAAAACGATGTGCCGGGGCACCTCTGAAGCGCACTGAGGAATACATTCCCTCACATTTGTTCAATCTGCACCCAAACTGTGTAAAAGTGACAAGTTGCGGCACCATTTCTTGTTCCGCTCCCCTCGAAAGTGTGTCCGTAGTGTCAAATATGGCTTCCAGTTCAGTTCACCAATTTAAAATTCTTAAATTTACATCCACGAAATCTCCCCcattgaaaaggggaaaaaaaatctgaaatattttccaaatgaaagATTTAACAGTTAACAGGCTGTTTAAGTTATTTCCCCAAAAATACTGGACTATTCGTTTGAAGGTGGAGTTTAACTGCAAACTCAAGGATCCAAGGACGCAAGCCCCGTGACAAGACGGGGAACTGGATCTCTTGAGCACAATGACGTGTTCACCTGTAGCACCTGTATAAGGCCTGCTGGGGCTCAGCATAGAGAACAgtaaggtttgtttttctttctttctatttttggcGTACATCCTGGAAGTTGATGGATCGAAAACTGAAACTGGCCCAAAGGAGCGTTCGTCCTCCCCCGGGCCGCTTGTGTTCACCGCCGAGACTCTCCTGTCGGTTCCAAATGTCCCCTCCGCCGCGGGGattggagggggagagagtctGACTTTGTTTGACGAGGGTGGGGCGGATGTCAAGAGTGGCAACATGAAGAAACATGAAGGGGAAAACAACGACacgaaaaacaagaaaatatcaaaactcCATTCAGGCACAAACGTGACAGCTCAGAGCGGGGCCGCCCGGGGGGCCCCTGACGATGGGCCCGGGACTCTCTCCATCTGTGACCCCCCCCCGTCCAGGTGGCTGTAGTGTCAGTACAGAATTGGGTCAGTGGGTCTCCGCCCCACGCCATTCACAAATCACTGTCCACGTGCTGATGCgaggcaggaggagcagagatcCTCACGCGAGTTCTAAAAGTCTTATCACGTCGGGAGATGACGAAGAGTCACGCGCGGCTGCTTTGGTCCAATGAGTGTTCCGATGCTTCTAGAGCCGCTCACGTCCCGCTTCTGTCCGACAGACTACAGTATGACTGTGAATCACGGGGGACAGCCCGTGAATGGCAACATCGACTCCCCACAGACACAATGGCATCGTCCACGTTTTTCTAGACCTGCGGTCATTTTTTCCTCTCGTTGAAACAtgatgcattttctttttctttttttttcatctattgCACATTTCCTCGCAGGTAACATTTCAGAATTTGACAACATGGGGGGCATAAGAGgaaataacaatgaaaacaaaagcatgaatAAAGATAGATGctaaaacaaactaaatgtaTCTTCCAACACAGAACGATTCCCTTGCAAGTGAGTTCAGCTCGATCAAACAAAGCGAtatgcaaataataataataatatgtgctggagcaaaaatgttaaaagtgatgcaacacatttacataatgcCTTCGTCTGGAAGGGATGGAGGGCTTTTTGCCACACAGCGAATATCAACTGACtactttttttaactttatagTTTATGGGTCTTTAATTATTGCATGTTAAATTAAATGCAAGTACCTCACATAATCAactaaattataatatttttgaatttttcattttgcacattaTTAGAGACTGTGGACCCATTGATTAAACAATAACATCTGTATAGAAGCATACAGTAATTTTTTGGTGATTGTCCAACCATGATAAGATATAAAACTAtccataataaatatatttttaaaatccgGCATTATGTAACGCACAATAAAGACGAAGGAAGTGCCCATGATTCGCTAAAGTTGCAGCACACAGCATagagaaaaaagggaacttttttgaatattcaaaaaataaaattattccCCAATAAAAAACACGTgctacaaaaatatttttagctgcactgagatttttaaaaaaagaagagaaaacattaaTTTTCTGTACAGTTTTTGGGGAGACTCACTGACCAGTAGTGCATTTCTTATTGCACTGAGGTAAGACGGCCGATACATAAGCCTGGCAGAttgcatgaaaataaaaatcgtGTTGTAGTACCTTTGACATTCCACAAGAGGTCTCTGTTTCTCAAATTCTACTCAAAAAGACTGAAAGTTTCACCTCATCTgaagtcagggagaaaaaaataattataaagagacattaaataattacaaaaaaattatcaaataaataatatgctgAGGAGTTACTGCATCTTCACATCAGTGCACCATAAGATCAATTTTTAAAGTGCACTAATTCACAAAACTTGAACCACTTCGTTCCTCATTATTGCCACTGTGTGATCACAAagtaacagacaaacaaaaaacaaatatgatttgGCTAAAATAGATAACTGCGATCTAGCAGGTACTGTACTTAGTTTAAAATATCATACTGTCCAGCAGGAACATAATCAAAAGTTAAGTGTTCAGTCTCGCGACGCCGTTCgttagaaaatgtatttcagcaGTCTTGAACATCAGCCATTCGAATTTTGAAAGTTGGATTTCAGCTCGGAATTTCACATTTGCAAATGTAACGAGGTCTTTATTTCTTAGTGGCAGCTgagtttaatttaaatattaaattacGTGAGTTGAAACCTAACAAATTtaggaaatggagaaaaaaaaaagccaaaactTTGAAAGAAGATAATAAACTATGTTGTTGTCTATTTGATGTCAAAACTATGACTATAGTTTACTTGTCAACGCCTTTTTTCAAATGGATCAATATTTGAGAAAATGTATCAAGTGCTTCCAGGCACTGACAGGAAAACGTTTACAGTTCAGAAACCTTGTTTTTGtaccataaataaatatacagagagagaaaaaaaagaaaaagccaatgAAAAGATATTTCTCTTTGGTTTGATCACATTTTGGGCTAAACGCTATACAAATATTCCCTGGGATTCGATTAGTTCACTGCATTTCCAGTATTTATCTAATACAACTCCGCAACAGCAGTAAAATTATATGAATacaagacaaaatatatatacaagatCAATTGTTCCAAACACTACACTAAACCTATGCTAATTGtaaactgattattttcatttttaaaagggtATTTACTACCCACACATATGAGGTGGTTTGGTTCTGGAGAAGCTGCATTGATCTTCCaggaaataaatgttattttcaagTTTCACAggttttgttgggtttttgtgtTATCCCAGATAGATAGTTACAtcttatattaatatataaacatattttgtcaaaactacgCCTAACTGGAGCACCTACTGCGCTGCCAGTGTCAGATGGTTTCACGACGGTAGACCGGAGCTTCCACTCTTCCATTTCAAGGCTGTTGGTGTACAAACAGATGTCACAAGAAAGCAGAAATATTTCCCTAAAGAAGACATTAGAGAACATGACGtatgaaactaaataaaaatgactgacGAAGAGACTCAGATGTTGTTCTTGTTTggttgatgatttaaaaaaaaaaaaccaataagtTCTCTGGTGAACCGAGGTTTCTTTCATCTGTGTGTTGAAAACCAATTAGACCGCTTCAGACTGAACCGCTGCACTTCATCGTGCAGCTCCGTCTCGGCCATGCGAACACTATCGGTGGTGTTCATAGGCCTATGGCACTCTGAAGAGATTTGGTTGATGTCATGTTTTGCCGTCCACCGTTTGGAGCCTCCATTGATCCGGTAATCGGATACAAAAGGCACTTATTGGCCATCATAGTCAGCGATGGGCAGGCATAGGCGTTGCCATTACCCTGCTCAACGTCTGTATCGCATGATGCAGACCTCTTTGAGAGGTTATCAACTCATTCCATACCTCAAAGACACTGTCCTCGAACTTCCTCCCACCAGGGTGAACAATCCCGCAACTCTGTCTCCCACTGCGACCCGGGCAAAAACATCTAAACTCTTTAAAACTTCTCCTTGAATACATTTTAGTAAACCAGCACTAAAGGTGTCCTTTTTCTCATCAGATtaaaacatctttctttttttacacagtcttttttttcataaatgtacaTTGTCGAGGACATATTGCTTACAGGAGATTGCGGGGTAACATTCAAGGAGGAGCGATGTCAACCGTGTCCCTTGGAGACATCGTGAAAAGGGGGAGGTGGGACGGCGGGTGAGGGGGAAGGATGGAGGGTGGGCTTTACTTCTTCCGCTCTAGGTAGTTGGATGGGACCCAGCCCTTGCGGGGAAGCAGGCTGTCCTGCACCTGGCAGTACCACCATCCGTTGGGGTTTCTCTCCAACACCTCCAGACAGGTGCCCTCGGTGAAGCCCATAGTCTCCTCGTCACCGCGATAGTCGGCGATGGACACGTACACATCCCTGCCCAGGTTGTTGTGGATCAGCTGGCTCTTCTCTATCGGCTTGGGCCGGACGGTGGACACGGGGATGCCGTTGCGCTGGCCGACCCTGCTGAGGGCTTCCTGGACGTTGCTCGCGCTGAACGCGCTCCCCGAGGACCCCAGGCTGGAGCGCTCGGCGGGCCGCGTCTGGCTTTCCACGACCACATGTGGCCGCACGGTGCTGAAGGAGGCATTCCGCCGGACTCCGAGGGTGGCCGAACCGGATCTGTAGTGATCGCTTCGGCCGAGCGATTCGTTTCGCCTCAGGGACCCCGTCATGTAGTGCGCGTCCTTTGGGGTCTGTGTCGTCGTCACGAACACGGACTGCGGCCTCACCGCCACCTGGCGCACGCCGTTCCTCATCCGCACGCCTCCGTTGACCATCCCAGAGGGCTTCGAGAAGCCCCCGGGAGGCTTGGAAGGAATCGGTGGGGTATTCCTCCTCAGGCCTTGGTGCTGCGGCGTCAGACCCTGAATGTTGATGCTATTGAGGGCCAAGACGTGCTGCTCGTTCTTCTCCAGGCTGTTGGACTTACTGCCGCCGCTCCCGTGTCCGTCTGAGTCCATCCCGCTGGCGTCGCCCGCGTGTCTGACGGGTTCCAGGTAGTAGGAGGGAGCCCAGCCCTCCTCCGAGCCCCAACGGATGTACCACCAGCCGCTCCCCTGCTTCTCCaggacctccacctccactccgGCTGGGAAGCTGATCTCAGAGTCTTGGACCTTCTTGTAGACGTCCAGCGAGCGGTAGAGAGTGGGGCCCTCCACGTCTGAGTCGCCCCGGCTCCCTTTGGAGTAAACAGAGGAGAGATCCGAGGTGCTGCGCGAACACACGGAGTCCTCCGATGAGATAACCGAGGCCGTTTCGGAGTCGTCCCCGCGAGAGGGTTTGACGCTGTGGCGATACTGACTCGTGGGCCTCAGCTGCCGTCTCAGAGAACTGATGTCCATCCTTTCAGGACTCTGCGGCTCTGACTTGGTCAGGAGGGGTTTGGGCCTGACGGAAGGCTTGGGTCTGGTGGAGGGGCTCTGACCTATTCTCTGCTCCACGTCCCGGGCGAAAGCCGGGCTTCTCTTGGGGCCTCTGCTCAATTCATCTGATGAAGAGAGGGGGCTGCTGTCCTGAGACCTGCGGCCGACATCCACGTGTCTGCCCAGAGTCTGACTCCTACGATTCATCTCGGGCGTCATCGTCTTCACGGGCCTGCCGGCCAGAGGCGAGGATCCAGAGGGCTTTCGTGGGACGGTGGAGGAGTGGTAACTCTTCGGGGAGTTGGGCTCACTGGAACCTTTGGCCGAGGTCCGCTCAGCGCCACCGCTTTGCCTGAAGCCATCGTTCTCGTAAATACACTCTTCTTTGGCAACCTCCTCCACTGACCTGAAGGAGGCTCTCCGACGACTGAAAGCAGGAGACGCCTTGCGGACAGGAGGGGAGGCTTTGCATGAGGGAGGGGAGCTGCGGTACTTATCGCCGACCACGCTGCTGATCTTCCCGTCCAGGCAACGCTCATCCCTCAAAGAATCCGTGTCGGACTCACCTTCGCATCCAACCGCCGGAATATCATATTCAGGCTCCTCGTACACAGGCCTGTTAGGCGGCTCCGAGGCTTTGGAGGCAGAgttcgcgggggggggggcctcctcAGATTCTTGCTTTTTAACGGGCGGCGCTGGCGGCGGGACTTTGGGCCGGGTCAGGGTGCTAGTCCGTCGGCTGAGGTTGGGTTTCTTGCGTTTGTCGATGTAGGAGCACGGGGCCCAGCCCTCCGTCTCTCCGATCTGCACGTACCACCAGCCTCCAGGGTTCTTCTCGATCACCTACACaatgagggtaaaaaaaaaaatcgtcttaaacatttgtcaaacttGCGACTGCAATGGGTTAGGCTCAGGAAAaggacatgaagaaaaacatgctgAATTATTTGACTGACTAAGAGGTAACTACCGTGAATGAAAATTGATTGTTACATCACAATACAGGACTTCTTTTACAATATTTCTGACAAGggacggcgtattagggccattgtagggaagaaaaaaaaaacacggagccgggggaggggggtaatatttcgagaataaaacacagaatttcCCTCATTAAAGTCGGAAATTTACGAGAGTACGAACTCGGGTATTctcggggaaaaaaagttgcaaagctatgagaaaaaaactcacaaatCTACGAGATTAAAGGAATTGTCAAGGAACTACATCGCTTTTTTAGTAGAGAAGCgatatttcaatctgctctgtctgcACGTAGTCTCTCGTTCACCTCCGctgtcagacacaaacacagtgcgCCACTCTGCAAAAAGCTAATTGTTACAAACAAGTTCAAA is drawn from Scophthalmus maximus strain ysfricsl-2021 chromosome 8, ASM2237912v1, whole genome shotgun sequence and contains these coding sequences:
- the sh3pxd2aa gene encoding SH3 and PX domain-containing protein 2A isoform X5 — translated: MQSLCRVKMQFRTVLDVKVVDVEKRRSPSKHYVYLINVTYSDNTSHIVYRRYSKFFDLQMQILDKFPIEGGQKDPKKRIIPFLPGKILFRRSHVRDVAMKRLRFIDDYCRALVRLPPQISQSEEVLRFFETKAEDVNPPVEDYGSKRKSVWMYGFTDSPRKEASGIDSSEPMVLEQYVAVANYERQENSEISLKAGETVDVIEKSESGWWFVSTAEEQGWVPATYLDSQNGTRDDLDLGTSRTGEEEKYVTIQPHASQGKDEVSFEKGVTVEVIQKNLEGWWYIRYLGKEGWAPASYLKKLKEDFSPRKKTLTGPVEIIGNIMEISNLLQKKSVSEKDIQTDGEGSTTPERHISKCEISLPMPFSSEINAETGRRLSAGRDTNSPCLGIAASAALNESKGRGEPGSPAVARVAPHRVEIGFDAVGSPNLRQKPPPRRDTNLGFQLPKPPEPPAVEAEYYTIADFQSSISDGISFRGGQKADVIEKNPGGWWYVQIGETEGWAPCSYIDKRKKPNLSRRTSTLTRPKVPPPAPPVKKQESEEAPPPANSASKASEPPNRPVYEEPEYDIPAVGCEGESDTDSLRDERCLDGKISSVVGDKYRSSPPSCKASPPVRKASPAFSRRRASFRSVEEVAKEECIYENDGFRQSGGAERTSAKGSSEPNSPKSYHSSTVPRKPSGSSPLAGRPVKTMTPEMNRRSQTLGRHVDVGRRSQDSSPLSSSDELSRGPKRSPAFARDVEQRIGQSPSTRPKPSVRPKPLLTKSEPQSPERMDISSLRRQLRPTSQYRHSVKPSRGDDSETASVISSEDSVCSRSTSDLSSVYSKGSRGDSDVEGPTLYRSLDVYKKVQDSEISFPAGVEVEVLEKQGSGWWYIRWGSEEGWAPSYYLEPVRHAGDASGMDSDGHGSGGSKSNSLEKNEQHVLALNSINIQGLTPQHQGLRRNTPPIPSKPPGGFSKPSGMVNGGVRMRNGVRQVAVRPQSVFVTTTQTPKDAHYMTGSLRRNESLGRSDHYRSGSATLGVRRNASFSTVRPHVVVESQTRPAERSSLGSSGSAFSASNVQEALSRVGQRNGIPVSTVRPKPIEKSQLIHNNLGRDVYVSIADYRGDEETMGFTEGTCLEVLERNPNGWWYCQVQDSLLPRKGWVPSNYLERKK
- the sh3pxd2aa gene encoding SH3 and PX domain-containing protein 2A isoform X3 — its product is MQSLCRVKMQFRTVLDVKVVDVEKRRSPSKHYVYLINVTYSDNTSHIVYRRYSKFFDLQMQILDKFPIEGGQKDPKKRIIPFLPGKILFRRSHVRDVAMKRLRFIDDYCRALVRLPPQISQSEEVLRFFETKAEDVNPPVEDYGSKRKSGIDSSEPMVLEQYVAVANYERQENSEISLKAGETVDVIEKSESGWWFVSTAEEQGWVPATYLDSQNGTRDDLDLGTSRTGEVTKRRKAHLKRLDRRWTLGGIVNRQQSREEKYVTIQPHASQGKDEVSFEKGVTVEVIQKNLEGWWYIRYLGKEGWAPASYLKKLKEDFSPRKKTLTGPVEIIGNIMEISNLLQKKSVSEKDIQTDGEGSTTPERHISKCEISLPMPFSSEINAETGRRLSAGRDTNSPCLGIAASAALNESKGRGEPGSPAVARVAPHRVEIGFDAVGSPNLRQKPPPRRDTNLGFQLPKPPEPPAVEAEYYTIADFQSSISDGISFRGGQKADVIEKNPGGWWYVQIGETEGWAPCSYIDKRKKPNLSRRTSTLTRPKVPPPAPPVKKQESEEAPPPANSASKASEPPNRPVYEEPEYDIPAVGCEGESDTDSLRDERCLDGKISSVVGDKYRSSPPSCKASPPVRKASPAFSRRRASFRSVEEVAKEECIYENDGFRQSGGAERTSAKGSSEPNSPKSYHSSTVPRKPSGSSPLAGRPVKTMTPEMNRRSQTLGRHVDVGRRSQDSSPLSSSDELSRGPKRSPAFARDVEQRIGQSPSTRPKPSVRPKPLLTKSEPQSPERMDISSLRRQLRPTSQYRHSVKPSRGDDSETASVISSEDSVCSRSTSDLSSVYSKGSRGDSDVEGPTLYRSLDVYKKVQDSEISFPAGVEVEVLEKQGSGWWYIRWGSEEGWAPSYYLEPVRHAGDASGMDSDGHGSGGSKSNSLEKNEQHVLALNSINIQGLTPQHQGLRRNTPPIPSKPPGGFSKPSGMVNGGVRMRNGVRQVAVRPQSVFVTTTQTPKDAHYMTGSLRRNESLGRSDHYRSGSATLGVRRNASFSTVRPHVVVESQTRPAERSSLGSSGSAFSASNVQEALSRVGQRNGIPVSTVRPKPIEKSQLIHNNLGRDVYVSIADYRGDEETMGFTEGTCLEVLERNPNGWWYCQVQDSLLPRKGWVPSNYLERKK
- the sh3pxd2aa gene encoding SH3 and PX domain-containing protein 2A isoform X6; translated protein: MQSLCRVKMQFRTVLDVKVVDVEKRRSPSKHYVYLINVTYSDNTSHIVYRRYSKFFDLQMQILDKFPIEGGQKDPKKRIIPFLPGKILFRRSHVRDVAMKRLRFIDDYCRALVRLPPQISQSEEVLRFFETKAEDVNPPVEDYGSKRKSGIDSSEPMVLEQYVAVANYERQENSEISLKAGETVDVIEKSESGWWFVSTAEEQGWVPATYLDSQNGTRDDLDLGTSRTGEEEKYVTIQPHASQGKDEVSFEKGVTVEVIQKNLEGWWYIRYLGKEGWAPASYLKKLKEDFSPRKKTLTGPVEIIGNIMEISNLLQKKSVSEKDIQTDGEGSTTPERHISKCEISLPMPFSSEINAETGRRLSAGRDTNSPCLGIAASAALNESKGRGEPGSPAVARVAPHRVEIGFDAVGSPNLRQKPPPRRDTNLGFQLPKPPEPPAVEAEYYTIADFQSSISDGISFRGGQKADVIEKNPGGWWYVQIGETEGWAPCSYIDKRKKPNLSRRTSTLTRPKVPPPAPPVKKQESEEAPPPANSASKASEPPNRPVYEEPEYDIPAVGCEGESDTDSLRDERCLDGKISSVVGDKYRSSPPSCKASPPVRKASPAFSRRRASFRSVEEVAKEECIYENDGFRQSGGAERTSAKGSSEPNSPKSYHSSTVPRKPSGSSPLAGRPVKTMTPEMNRRSQTLGRHVDVGRRSQDSSPLSSSDELSRGPKRSPAFARDVEQRIGQSPSTRPKPSVRPKPLLTKSEPQSPERMDISSLRRQLRPTSQYRHSVKPSRGDDSETASVISSEDSVCSRSTSDLSSVYSKGSRGDSDVEGPTLYRSLDVYKKVQDSEISFPAGVEVEVLEKQGSGWWYIRWGSEEGWAPSYYLEPVRHAGDASGMDSDGHGSGGSKSNSLEKNEQHVLALNSINIQGLTPQHQGLRRNTPPIPSKPPGGFSKPSGMVNGGVRMRNGVRQVAVRPQSVFVTTTQTPKDAHYMTGSLRRNESLGRSDHYRSGSATLGVRRNASFSTVRPHVVVESQTRPAERSSLGSSGSAFSASNVQEALSRVGQRNGIPVSTVRPKPIEKSQLIHNNLGRDVYVSIADYRGDEETMGFTEGTCLEVLERNPNGWWYCQVQDSLLPRKGWVPSNYLERKK
- the sh3pxd2aa gene encoding SH3 and PX domain-containing protein 2A isoform X10 translates to MQSLCRVKMQFRTVLDVKVVDVEKRRSPSKHYVYLINVTYSDNTSHIVYRRYSKFFDLQMQILDKFPIEGGQKDPKKRIIPFLPGKILFRRSHVRDVAMKRLRFIDDYCRALVRLPPQISQSEEVLRFFETKAEDVNPPVEDYGSKRKSVWMYGFTDSPRKEASGIDSSEPMVLEQYVAVANYERQENSEISLKAGETVDVIEKSESGWWFVSTAEEQGWVPATYLDSQNGTRDDLDLGTSRTGEEEKYVTIQPHASQGKDEVSFEKGVTVEVIQKNLEGWWYIRYLGKEGWAPASYLKKLKEDFSPRKKTLTGPVEIIGNIMEISNLLQKKSVSEKDIQTDGEGSTTPERHISKCEISLPMPFSSEINAETGRRLSAGRDTNSPCLGIAASAALNESKGRGEPGSPAVARVAPHRVEIGSPNLRQKPPPRRDTNLGFQLPKPPEPPAVEAEYYTIADFQSSISDGISFRGGQKADVIEKNPGGWWYVQIGETEGWAPCSYIDKRKKPNLSRRTSTLTRPKVPPPAPPVKKQESEEAPPPANSASKASEPPNRPVYEEPEYDIPAVGCEGESDTDSLRDERCLDGKISSVVGDKYRSSPPSCKASPPVRKASPAFSRRRASFRSVEEVAKEECIYENDGFRQSGGAERTSAKGSSEPNSPKSYHSSTVPRKPSGSSPLAGRPVKTMTPEMNRRSQTLGRHVDVGRRSQDSSPLSSSDELSRGPKRSPAFARDVEQRIGQSPSTRPKPSVRPKPLLTKSEPQSPERMDISSLRRQLRPTSQYRHSVKPSRGDDSETASVISSEDSVCSRSTSDLSSVYSKGSRGDSDVEGPTLYRSLDVYKKVQDSEISFPAGVEVEVLEKQGSGWWYIRWGSEEGWAPSYYLEPVRHAGDASGMDSDGHGSGGSKSNSLEKNEQHVLALNSINIQGLTPQHQGLRRNTPPIPSKPPGGFSKPSGMVNGGVRMRNGVRQVAVRPQSVFVTTTQTPKDAHYMTGSLRRNESLGRSDHYRSGSATLGVRRNASFSTVRPHVVVESQTRPAERSSLGSSGSAFSASNVQEALSRVGQRNGIPVSTVRPKPIEKSQLIHNNLGRDVYVSIADYRGDEETMGFTEGTCLEVLERNPNGWWYCQVQDSLLPRKGWVPSNYLERKK